The Pantoea phytobeneficialis genome has a segment encoding these proteins:
- the uspB gene encoding universal stress protein UspB has protein sequence MISTIALFWALCVVCLVNMARYFSSLRSLLAVLRGCDPLLYQYVDGAGFFTSHGQPSKQVRLVRYIWEKRYRDHHDEEFIRRCERVRGQFILTSGLCGLVVVSLIAMAVWQ, from the coding sequence ATGATTAGCACTATCGCGCTTTTTTGGGCTCTTTGTGTAGTTTGTCTGGTGAATATGGCGCGCTACTTCTCTTCTCTGCGCTCGTTATTGGCGGTGCTACGCGGTTGCGATCCGCTGTTATATCAATATGTGGATGGTGCTGGCTTCTTTACGTCGCACGGTCAGCCCAGCAAACAGGTGCGCCTGGTGCGCTATATCTGGGAGAAGCGCTATCGTGACCATCACGACGAAGAGTTTATTCGTCGCTGTGAACGGGTACGCGGGCAATTTATTTTGACCAGCGGGCTGTGTGGGCTGGTGGTTGTCAGCCTGATCGCGATGGCGGTCTGGCAATAA
- a CDS encoding Hcp family type VI secretion system effector, giving the protein MAIDIYLKVDGTTGESQDSNHKGWTDVLSFTWGAAQPGNMSVGGGGGAGKVAYRDLNIKALIDKSTPAILKFCSSGKHVDKVELSVCKAGGNQVEYSKITLEDVLVTQTDFNGVGQSDTIVVDYAFQAAKVSMSYWEQGESGTKGAESKVSWDIKQNKES; this is encoded by the coding sequence ATGGCTATTGATATTTATTTGAAAGTTGACGGAACAACCGGTGAGTCCCAGGACAGCAATCACAAAGGATGGACCGATGTACTCTCCTTTACATGGGGGGCTGCACAACCGGGAAATATGTCAGTTGGCGGCGGCGGTGGTGCTGGCAAAGTGGCTTACCGTGATCTGAATATTAAGGCGTTGATTGATAAATCCACCCCGGCGATTTTGAAGTTCTGCTCCAGCGGTAAACATGTCGACAAAGTCGAGCTGTCAGTTTGTAAGGCCGGTGGCAACCAGGTTGAATATTCAAAGATCACTCTTGAAGACGTGCTGGTTACGCAAACCGACTTCAACGGCGTGGGTCAGAGCGACACCATCGTAGTGGATTACGCCTTCCAGGCGGCCAAAGTCTCCATGAGCTATTGGGAACAGGGCGAGAGTGGTACCAAAGGTGCCGAAAGCAAAGTGAGCTGGGACATTAAGCAAAACAAAGAAAGCTAA
- the pitA gene encoding inorganic phosphate transporter PitA: MLHLFAGLDLSTGLLLVLALLFVLFYEAINGFHDTANAVATVIYTRAMRAQLAVVMAGVFNFFGVLLGGLSVAYAIVHMLPTDLLLNVGSAHGLAMVFSMLLAAIIWNLGTWYLGLPASSSHTLIGAIIGIGLTNALMTGTSVVDALNLPKVLNIFLSLILSPIVGLVIAGSLIFLLRRYWSSTKKRSRIHMTPADREKIDGKKKPPFWTRIALIVSAIGVSYSHGANDGQKGIGLIMLVLIGVAPAGFVVNMNASGYDITRTRDAVNHLEQYYQQHSETLTHIVQMVPPAVPAPEESINGPHEFHCDSARALPAIQRAQGLLNNLQSYSDLTPDQRSQMRRLLLCISDTADKAAKLPETSADDQRFLNKLKSDLLGTVEYAPVWIIMAVALALGVGTMIGWRRVATTIGEKIGKKGMTYAQGMSAQVTAAVSIGIASYTGMPVSTTHILSSSVAGTMLVDGGGLQSRTIKNIAMAWVFTLPVCILLSGSLYWIALKLV; the protein is encoded by the coding sequence ATGCTACATCTGTTTGCTGGTCTTGACCTGAGTACCGGCCTGTTATTGGTTCTTGCCCTGCTGTTTGTATTGTTTTACGAAGCAATCAACGGTTTCCACGACACAGCCAACGCGGTCGCGACAGTTATCTACACCCGTGCGATGCGGGCGCAGCTGGCGGTTGTGATGGCAGGTGTTTTCAACTTTTTCGGTGTTTTGCTGGGCGGTTTGAGCGTGGCCTATGCCATTGTTCATATGCTCCCCACCGATCTGCTATTAAATGTTGGTTCAGCTCACGGCCTGGCTATGGTGTTCTCCATGCTGCTGGCTGCGATTATCTGGAACCTCGGCACCTGGTATCTTGGCCTGCCGGCGTCCAGCTCCCATACCCTGATTGGTGCCATTATTGGTATCGGTCTGACCAATGCTCTGATGACCGGAACGTCGGTGGTTGATGCGCTCAACCTGCCAAAAGTTCTGAATATCTTCCTTTCCCTGATCCTGTCGCCGATTGTCGGTCTGGTGATTGCCGGTAGCCTGATTTTCCTGCTGCGCCGCTACTGGAGCAGCACCAAGAAACGCTCGCGTATTCATATGACGCCAGCCGATCGCGAGAAAATCGACGGCAAGAAAAAGCCGCCATTCTGGACGCGTATCGCCCTGATTGTTTCCGCCATTGGCGTAAGCTATTCACACGGTGCGAACGATGGTCAGAAAGGCATTGGCCTGATCATGCTGGTGCTGATTGGTGTCGCACCTGCGGGTTTCGTGGTCAACATGAATGCCTCCGGTTATGACATCACCCGTACCCGTGATGCCGTCAACCATCTGGAGCAGTACTACCAGCAGCACAGCGAAACCCTGACGCACATCGTGCAGATGGTGCCGCCTGCGGTGCCTGCGCCAGAAGAGTCCATCAATGGCCCGCATGAATTCCACTGCGATAGCGCCCGTGCGCTGCCAGCGATTCAGCGAGCTCAGGGCTTACTGAACAATCTGCAAAGCTACAGTGACCTGACACCTGACCAGCGCAGCCAGATGCGTCGTCTGCTGCTGTGCATCTCCGATACCGCCGATAAAGCGGCGAAGCTGCCGGAAACCAGCGCTGACGACCAGCGTTTCCTGAACAAGCTGAAAAGCGATCTGTTGGGAACCGTTGAGTATGCGCCGGTGTGGATCATCATGGCCGTAGCCCTGGCGCTTGGCGTCGGCACCATGATTGGCTGGCGTCGTGTGGCGACCACTATCGGTGAGAAGATTGGTAAGAAAGGCATGACCTACGCGCAGGGTATGTCAGCGCAGGTGACGGCAGCGGTGTCGATTGGCATTGCCAGCTACACCGGGATGCCGGTTTCCACCACGCACATTCTGTCGTCGTCAGTCGCCGGGACCATGTTGGTTGATGGTGGCGGTCTGCAAAGCCGTACCATCAAGAATATCGCGATGGCGTGGGTGTTTACCCTGCCGGTGTGTATTCTGTTGTCCGGTTCCTTGTACTGGATTGCGCTGAAGCTGGTGTAA
- a CDS encoding NAD(P)/FAD-dependent oxidoreductase: MEKFDVIIVGAGAAGMFCAAQAGQRGLRVLLLDNGKKAGRKILMSGGGRCNFTNMYTEPAAYLSHNPHFCKSALARYTQWDFIDLVNRHGIAYHEKTLGQLFCDDSAQQIVDMLLAECEAGQVTLRLRSEVLSVQRDDAGYTLQLNGMTVQAEKLVIASGGLSMPGLGASPFGYKVAEQFGLKVFPTRAALVPFTLHKPLLEQLNTLSGVALPTTITAQDGTLFKEALLFTHRGLSGPAVLQISSYWQPGEFVTVDLSPATPLDGFINIQRDAHPNLSLKNSLAKILPKRLVEVLQALNQIPDVTLKQLNSKQQGELVQTLHQWRVQPNGTEGYRTAEVTLGGVDTTLLSSKTLEARDVPGLYFIGEVVDVTGWLGGYNFQWAWSSAWACAQALSS, encoded by the coding sequence GTGGAAAAGTTTGACGTTATCATTGTTGGCGCGGGTGCTGCGGGCATGTTCTGTGCTGCACAGGCCGGACAGCGTGGCCTGCGTGTGCTGCTGCTTGATAACGGCAAAAAAGCGGGCCGCAAAATTCTGATGTCGGGCGGCGGACGCTGCAATTTCACCAATATGTATACCGAACCCGCAGCTTACCTGTCGCACAACCCGCATTTCTGTAAATCTGCGCTGGCGCGCTATACCCAGTGGGACTTTATCGATCTGGTCAATCGTCACGGCATCGCATATCACGAGAAAACGCTGGGCCAGTTGTTCTGCGATGATTCGGCGCAGCAAATCGTGGATATGCTGCTGGCCGAGTGTGAAGCCGGACAGGTGACGCTCCGGTTGCGCAGCGAAGTGCTGAGCGTGCAGCGTGACGACGCAGGCTACACCCTGCAACTGAACGGCATGACGGTGCAGGCGGAGAAGTTGGTGATCGCCAGCGGTGGCTTATCGATGCCGGGGCTGGGAGCTTCACCGTTCGGTTATAAAGTGGCGGAGCAGTTTGGTTTGAAAGTGTTCCCGACGCGCGCTGCGCTGGTGCCTTTTACTCTGCATAAACCGCTGCTGGAACAATTGAACACCTTATCCGGCGTGGCGTTACCCACCACCATCACTGCGCAGGACGGCACCTTATTTAAAGAGGCGTTGTTGTTTACCCATCGCGGTTTATCTGGCCCGGCGGTGTTGCAAATCTCCAGTTACTGGCAGCCCGGCGAGTTCGTGACGGTGGATTTATCCCCGGCAACGCCGCTGGATGGGTTTATTAATATCCAGCGTGACGCCCATCCGAATCTCAGCCTGAAAAACAGCCTGGCGAAAATTTTGCCGAAGCGCCTGGTGGAAGTGTTGCAGGCGCTGAACCAGATCCCTGACGTCACCCTGAAGCAGCTCAACAGCAAGCAGCAGGGCGAACTGGTGCAAACCCTGCATCAGTGGCGGGTACAGCCAAACGGCACCGAAGGCTACCGCACAGCTGAAGTGACGCTGGGCGGCGTGGATACCACCCTGTTATCGTCAAAAACCCTGGAAGCACGCGATGTGCCCGGATTATATTTTATCGGCGAAGTGGTGGATGTGACCGGCTGGCTGGGTGGCTATAACTTCCAGTGGGCGTGGAGTTCCGCCTGGGCGTGCGCGCAGGCGTTGTCATCCTGA
- a CDS encoding Hcp family type VI secretion system effector, translating into MAIDIFLKVDGINGESQNANHKNWIDVYSFSWGAKQPGNMAVGGGGGAGKVNYRDLTVQALVDKGTPALLKYCSSGKHIAKVQLSVCKAGGQEVEYTLITLEDVLVTQTDYIGVAHGSTLGMEYAFQASKVAMEYWEQTSQGNKGASVQMGWDIKQNKEV; encoded by the coding sequence ATGGCGATAGATATTTTTTTAAAAGTGGATGGCATCAATGGTGAATCGCAAAATGCGAATCACAAGAACTGGATCGATGTGTATTCATTTAGCTGGGGTGCAAAGCAACCCGGTAATATGGCGGTGGGTGGTGGTGGTGGCGCAGGCAAAGTGAATTATCGTGACCTTACTGTGCAGGCGCTGGTTGATAAAGGTACCCCGGCGTTACTGAAATATTGCTCCAGCGGCAAACATATTGCCAAAGTTCAACTGTCAGTCTGCAAAGCCGGCGGTCAGGAAGTCGAATATACCCTTATTACGCTGGAAGATGTGTTGGTAACACAAACCGATTATATCGGCGTAGCACATGGATCAACCCTGGGTATGGAATACGCATTTCAGGCCAGTAAGGTGGCGATGGAATATTGGGAACAGACTTCGCAGGGGAATAAAGGCGCGTCAGTGCAGATGGGTTGGGATATCAAACAAAACAAAGAAGTCTAA